The following are encoded in a window of Aromatoleum petrolei genomic DNA:
- a CDS encoding GTP-binding protein encodes MPELERDAGRLTFKLVYYGPAQGGKTTNLMQLHDLVGAEMKGELMTLETQHDRTLFFDLLPLGFRAPSGLMIRFRLFTVPGQVAHDGTRKAVLSRADGVVFVADSQRTEATNNGESFQNLAENLGRVGLDLERLPIVVQFNKRDLPSILSEEEVRERYEGAPWPLMFASAINGSGVVPTFRLLLQGVWRQFASEFELDTAHGLDEATFLKAALGEAQ; translated from the coding sequence ATGCCGGAGCTGGAGCGTGACGCCGGCCGGCTGACCTTCAAACTGGTGTATTACGGCCCTGCCCAGGGCGGCAAGACGACCAACCTGATGCAGTTGCACGATCTGGTGGGCGCCGAGATGAAGGGCGAGTTGATGACCCTCGAGACGCAGCACGACCGCACGCTCTTCTTCGACCTGCTGCCGCTGGGCTTTCGTGCGCCTTCGGGGCTGATGATCCGTTTCCGGCTGTTTACCGTGCCCGGCCAAGTCGCTCACGACGGCACGCGCAAAGCCGTGCTGTCGCGTGCCGACGGCGTCGTCTTCGTTGCCGACTCGCAGCGCACCGAGGCGACGAACAACGGCGAGTCTTTCCAGAACCTGGCCGAGAACCTCGGCCGCGTCGGCCTCGATCTCGAGCGCCTGCCGATCGTCGTTCAGTTCAACAAGCGCGACCTGCCCTCCATCCTCAGCGAGGAAGAGGTGCGCGAACGCTATGAAGGGGCGCCTTGGCCGCTGATGTTCGCCAGCGCGATCAACGGCAGCGGCGTCGTGCCCACCTTCCGGCTCCTGTTGCAGGGGGTGTGGCGGCAGTTTGCGTCGGAATTCGAGCTCGACACGGCTCACGGGCTCGATGAGGCGACCTTCCTCAAGGCGGCGCTGGGAGAGGCGCAATGA
- a CDS encoding sensor histidine kinase, whose amino-acid sequence MLARRRKPDKTAAGGRSPTQPNSLFGEILDWMLAPLLFLWPISIIVTHNVADNIANQPYDRALADSVRALARLVTVEGGKVAVHFPAPPRALFRADQDDVVYYQVAHESGDLVTGDREIGWTPAPPILIPEDVLYRDDVIQGEEVRIAYQFLRPWPEPASPLVLVQVAETRNKRSDLASRVVTGVLLPQFAIIPLAVVLVWVGLTRGIAPLNRLQSLIRRRRPTDLSPIAAASVPEEVRPLIVAFNDMMARLEENLQAQQRFIADAAHQMRTPLTGLRMQTELALQETDPIALRESLSRIAQSTERASHLINQLLSLARAEASFEKLYAVETIDLRALVRDVALDLFPRAQAKNIDLGVEGGSEALTVEGNPVLLREMIKNLVDNAIKYTPVGGSVTANTRYSGAPILEVEDTGVGIPEADRERVFERFYRVLGSGEDGSGLGLPIVREIAELHRATVTLNPNPAGQGTIVQVVFPRGHVPPPIQVYGDFPLG is encoded by the coding sequence ATGCTGGCCAGGCGGCGAAAGCCTGACAAGACCGCCGCGGGCGGACGCTCGCCGACGCAGCCGAACTCGCTGTTCGGCGAGATCCTCGACTGGATGCTCGCGCCCCTGCTGTTCCTGTGGCCGATCTCCATCATCGTCACGCACAACGTCGCGGACAATATCGCCAACCAGCCCTACGACCGCGCGCTCGCCGACAGCGTGCGCGCGTTGGCGCGCCTGGTCACGGTGGAGGGGGGCAAGGTTGCGGTGCACTTTCCCGCGCCGCCGCGGGCGCTGTTCCGCGCCGATCAGGACGACGTCGTCTACTACCAGGTCGCGCACGAGAGTGGCGATCTGGTCACCGGCGACCGCGAAATCGGCTGGACGCCAGCCCCTCCCATCCTGATCCCCGAAGACGTGCTCTACCGCGACGACGTAATTCAGGGCGAAGAGGTGCGCATCGCCTATCAGTTCCTGCGTCCGTGGCCGGAACCTGCCAGTCCCCTCGTGCTCGTGCAGGTCGCGGAGACCCGCAACAAGCGCAGCGATCTCGCCTCGCGCGTCGTCACCGGCGTGCTGTTGCCGCAGTTCGCCATCATCCCGCTTGCGGTCGTGCTGGTATGGGTCGGCCTGACGCGCGGCATTGCCCCGCTCAATCGCCTGCAGAGCCTGATCCGCCGCCGCCGCCCCACCGATCTTTCGCCGATCGCGGCCGCCAGCGTGCCCGAGGAGGTGCGCCCGCTGATCGTCGCCTTCAACGACATGATGGCGCGGCTGGAAGAGAATCTTCAGGCCCAGCAACGTTTCATCGCCGACGCCGCGCACCAGATGCGCACCCCGCTCACCGGTCTGCGCATGCAGACCGAACTCGCGCTGCAGGAAACCGACCCCATCGCGCTGCGCGAGTCGCTGTCGCGCATCGCCCAGAGCACCGAGCGCGCGAGCCACCTGATCAACCAGCTGCTGTCGCTCGCACGTGCCGAGGCGAGCTTCGAGAAGCTCTATGCGGTGGAGACGATCGACCTGCGGGCGCTCGTGCGTGATGTCGCGCTGGATCTCTTCCCGCGGGCCCAGGCGAAGAACATCGATCTCGGCGTGGAGGGCGGCTCCGAGGCGCTGACGGTGGAGGGCAATCCGGTGCTGCTGCGCGAGATGATCAAGAATCTCGTCGATAACGCGATCAAATACACCCCAGTGGGCGGGAGTGTCACCGCCAATACGCGCTATTCCGGTGCGCCGATCCTGGAAGTCGAGGACACCGGTGTAGGCATCCCCGAGGCCGACCGCGAGCGCGTGTTTGAGCGCTTCTACCGCGTCCTTGGCAGCGGCGAGGATGGTTCCGGCTTGGGCTTGCCGATCGTGCGCGAGATTGCCGAGCTGCATCGCGCGACGGTCACGCTCAATCCCAATCCGGCAGGCCAAGGCACGATCGTCCAGGTCGTCTTCCCGCGTGGCCATGTCCCGCCGCCGATCCAGGTATACGGCGATTTTCCGCTCGGTTAG
- a CDS encoding response regulator — MSRILIVDDEESILKSLRRLLSLTPCMGGGKVYTLQIDTFSSPADALDKSRHTAYDLVLSDYRMPGMDGVQFLKAFREIQPDAARLILSGYADLNGLIGAINEAGISRFLSKPWNDYELVAAIGQALAVRELTLENQRLADQVRVTAGAMSAEELERKRLEAEEPGITKVLWGEDGSVLLDESLLDDPDAGRP; from the coding sequence ATGAGCCGCATCCTGATCGTCGATGACGAGGAGTCGATCCTGAAGTCGCTGCGGCGGCTGCTGTCGCTGACGCCCTGCATGGGGGGAGGAAAAGTCTATACTCTCCAGATCGATACGTTCAGCAGTCCGGCCGACGCTCTCGACAAGTCGCGCCACACCGCCTACGACCTGGTGCTGTCCGACTATCGCATGCCCGGGATGGATGGCGTTCAGTTCCTCAAGGCTTTCCGGGAGATCCAGCCCGATGCGGCGCGCCTGATCCTGTCCGGCTACGCCGACCTCAACGGCCTGATCGGCGCCATCAACGAGGCCGGCATCAGCCGGTTCCTGTCCAAGCCCTGGAACGACTACGAACTGGTCGCCGCAATCGGTCAGGCGCTGGCGGTGCGCGAGCTGACGCTCGAGAACCAGCGTCTGGCGGATCAGGTGCGCGTCACAGCAGGGGCGATGTCGGCCGAGGAGCTCGAACGCAAGCGGCTGGAAGCCGAAGAGCCGGGGATCACCAAGGTGCTCTGGGGCGAGGACGGTTCGGTGCTGCTCGACGAGTCGCTGCTCGACGACCCGGACGCGGGACGGCCTTGA
- the groL gene encoding chaperonin GroEL (60 kDa chaperone family; promotes refolding of misfolded polypeptides especially under stressful conditions; forms two stacked rings of heptamers to form a barrel-shaped 14mer; ends can be capped by GroES; misfolded proteins enter the barrel where they are refolded when GroES binds), producing the protein MAAKEVKFGDSARARMVEGVNILADAVKVTLGPKGRNVVLERSFGAPTVTKDGVSVAKEIELKDKFANMGAQMVKEVASKTSDIAGDGTTTATVLAQSIVREGMKYVAAGMNPMDLKRGIDKAVIATIEELKKLSKPCSTNKEIAQVGSISANSDADIGEIIARAMDKVGKEGVITVEDGKSLNNELDVVEGMQFDRGYLSPYFINNPDKQVAILENPFILLFDKKISNIRDLLPVLEQVAKAGRPLLIIAEDVEGEALATLVVNNIRGILKTCAVKAPGFGDRRKAMLEDIAVLTGGQVIAEEVGLTLEKAALTDLGQAKRIEIGKENTILIDGAGQAERIEARVKQIRVQIEEATSDYDREKLQERVAKLAGGVAVIKVGAATEVEMKEKKARVEDALHATRAAVEEGIVPGGGVALLRARSNLTNLKGDNHDQDAGIKIVLRAMEQPLREIVANAGDEPSVVVNRVVEGSGNFGYNAATGEYGDMVEMGVLDPTKVERTALQNAASVAGLMLTTDCMVGELVEDKPAMGGGMGGMGGMGGMGGMDMGM; encoded by the coding sequence ATGGCAGCTAAAGAAGTCAAGTTCGGTGATTCCGCCCGTGCCCGCATGGTCGAAGGCGTCAACATCCTGGCCGACGCGGTCAAGGTGACCCTGGGCCCGAAGGGCCGCAACGTCGTGCTCGAGCGCTCGTTCGGCGCCCCGACGGTGACCAAGGACGGCGTCTCGGTCGCCAAGGAAATCGAACTGAAGGACAAGTTCGCCAACATGGGCGCGCAAATGGTCAAGGAAGTCGCTTCCAAGACCTCCGACATCGCCGGTGACGGCACCACCACCGCAACCGTGCTGGCCCAGTCGATCGTGCGCGAAGGCATGAAGTACGTTGCCGCCGGCATGAACCCGATGGACCTGAAGCGCGGCATCGACAAGGCCGTCATCGCCACCATCGAAGAGCTGAAGAAGCTGTCGAAGCCCTGCTCGACCAACAAGGAAATCGCCCAGGTCGGCTCGATCTCCGCGAACTCCGACGCCGACATCGGCGAGATCATCGCCCGCGCGATGGACAAGGTCGGCAAGGAAGGCGTCATCACCGTCGAGGACGGCAAGTCGCTGAACAACGAACTCGACGTCGTCGAAGGCATGCAGTTCGACCGCGGCTACCTGTCGCCGTACTTCATCAACAACCCGGACAAGCAGGTCGCGATTCTCGAGAACCCGTTCATCCTGCTCTTCGACAAGAAGATCTCCAACATCCGTGACCTGCTGCCGGTGCTCGAGCAAGTCGCCAAGGCTGGCCGTCCGCTGCTGATCATCGCCGAAGACGTCGAAGGCGAAGCGCTGGCGACCCTGGTGGTCAACAACATCCGCGGCATCCTCAAGACCTGCGCCGTCAAGGCTCCGGGCTTCGGCGACCGTCGCAAGGCGATGCTGGAAGACATCGCCGTCCTGACCGGCGGCCAGGTCATCGCCGAGGAAGTCGGCCTGACCCTCGAGAAGGCTGCCCTGACCGACCTCGGCCAGGCCAAGCGCATCGAGATCGGCAAGGAAAACACCATCCTCATCGACGGCGCCGGCCAGGCCGAGCGCATCGAAGCCCGCGTCAAGCAGATCCGCGTGCAGATCGAGGAAGCCACCTCCGACTACGACCGCGAGAAGCTGCAGGAGCGCGTGGCCAAGCTGGCTGGCGGTGTTGCCGTGATCAAGGTCGGTGCCGCGACCGAAGTCGAAATGAAGGAAAAGAAGGCACGTGTCGAAGACGCGCTGCACGCCACCCGTGCTGCCGTTGAAGAAGGCATCGTCCCCGGCGGCGGCGTCGCGCTGCTGCGTGCCCGTTCCAACCTGACCAACCTCAAGGGCGACAACCACGACCAGGACGCCGGCATCAAGATCGTCCTGCGCGCGATGGAGCAGCCCCTGCGCGAGATCGTCGCCAACGCCGGCGACGAGCCGTCGGTGGTGGTCAATCGTGTCGTGGAAGGCAGCGGCAACTTCGGCTACAACGCCGCCACCGGCGAGTACGGCGACATGGTCGAGATGGGCGTGCTGGACCCGACCAAGGTCGAGCGCACCGCGCTGCAGAACGCCGCTTCCGTTGCCGGCCTGATGCTCACCACCGACTGCATGGTCGGCGAGCTGGTCGAAGACAAGCCCGCGATGGGCGGCGGCATGGGCGGCATGGGTGGCATGGGTGGCATGGGCGGCATGGACATGGGCATGTAA
- a CDS encoding HD domain-containing phosphohydrolase, with the protein MSSLRRLLRPAGYRIHTAEGGKAGLEILEREHVDLVVSDMRMPEMDGATFLEQVRTRWPDVIRLLLTGYADMSSTIDAINRGEIYRYIAKPWDDSELALTVRDALERRRLQAENARLLALTQQQNEALRELNASLEDKVRERTEALEQANGSLKHANERLKQNFLVSIKTFSGLMELRGGGVAGHARRVADLARRLAARLDVDAKDQQDIFVAGLLHDIGKIGFSDAMLAKPVSRMNGEELAHYRKHAIAGESALMPLNELKDAAHLIRSHHERFDGQGFPDGLQGLTIPFGARILSVVNDYDGLQIGTLSDKRMTRDEALAMIVQARGKRYDPQVVDAFVEMQGGVAPEPPSRDLAVAAGDLRPGMVLARDLVGRDGALLLAADYLLDESLIRQIQNYARREGIALTLYVRNDK; encoded by the coding sequence TTGTCGTCGCTCCGACGGCTATTGCGCCCGGCTGGCTACCGGATCCACACGGCGGAGGGCGGCAAGGCCGGCCTTGAGATCCTGGAGCGCGAACACGTCGACCTGGTGGTGTCCGACATGCGCATGCCGGAGATGGACGGCGCCACCTTCCTGGAGCAGGTGCGAACGCGCTGGCCCGACGTGATCCGCCTGCTGCTGACCGGCTATGCGGACATGAGCTCGACGATCGATGCGATCAACCGGGGCGAGATCTATCGCTATATCGCCAAGCCCTGGGACGACAGCGAACTCGCCCTGACGGTCCGGGATGCCCTCGAGCGGCGCCGGCTGCAGGCCGAAAACGCGCGCCTGCTGGCACTCACGCAGCAGCAGAACGAGGCGCTGCGCGAGCTCAATGCCAGCCTCGAGGACAAGGTGCGCGAGCGGACCGAGGCGCTGGAGCAGGCCAATGGTTCGCTGAAGCACGCCAACGAACGCTTGAAGCAGAATTTCCTCGTATCCATCAAGACCTTCTCGGGGCTGATGGAACTGCGGGGCGGCGGCGTGGCCGGCCATGCCCGCCGCGTGGCAGACCTCGCACGCAGGCTGGCCGCGCGACTCGATGTCGATGCCAAGGACCAGCAGGATATTTTCGTTGCAGGCCTGCTGCACGATATCGGCAAGATCGGCTTTTCCGACGCCATGCTCGCGAAGCCGGTGTCGCGGATGAACGGCGAGGAGCTCGCGCATTACCGCAAGCATGCAATTGCCGGCGAATCGGCGCTGATGCCGCTCAACGAGCTCAAGGACGCCGCGCATCTGATCCGCTCCCATCATGAACGCTTCGACGGTCAGGGCTTTCCCGACGGGCTGCAGGGGCTGACGATTCCCTTCGGTGCGCGCATCCTGAGTGTGGTGAACGACTACGACGGCTTGCAGATCGGTACGCTGTCGGACAAACGCATGACGCGCGATGAAGCGTTGGCGATGATCGTTCAGGCGCGCGGCAAGCGTTACGATCCGCAGGTTGTCGATGCCTTCGTCGAGATGCAGGGCGGGGTCGCGCCCGAACCGCCGTCGCGCGATCTGGCGGTGGCGGCAGGCGACTTGCGGCCGGGCATGGTGCTCGCGCGCGATCTGGTCGGACGTGACGGCGCCCTGCTCCTGGCGGCAGATTACCTGCTCGACGAATCCCTGATTCGCCAGATCCAGAACTACGCGCGACGGGAAGGCATCGCACTGACTCTATACGTGCGCAACGACAAATGA
- the groES gene encoding co-chaperone GroES — MKIRPLHDRVIVKRLEAERKTASGIVIPDSAGEKPDQGEVLAVGNGKILDDGKVRPMAVKVGDKVLFGKYAGQTVKVEGDELLVMREEDIMGVVEA, encoded by the coding sequence ATGAAAATCCGTCCCTTGCATGATCGCGTGATCGTCAAGCGCCTCGAAGCCGAACGCAAGACCGCCAGCGGCATCGTGATCCCCGACTCCGCCGGCGAGAAGCCGGACCAGGGTGAAGTGCTGGCCGTGGGCAACGGCAAGATCCTCGACGACGGCAAGGTCCGCCCGATGGCCGTCAAGGTCGGCGACAAGGTCCTGTTCGGCAAGTACGCCGGCCAGACCGTCAAGGTCGAAGGCGACGAGCTGCTCGTCATGCGCGAAGAAGACATCATGGGCGTGGTCGAGGCCTGA
- a CDS encoding response regulator transcription factor, which yields MRILLAEDDAVIADGLCRALRRGGFAVDHVPSGVEADTALASQPYDLVILDLGLPRLPGIEVLKRLRARKSTIPVLILTAQDGVEDRVRGLDAGADDYLTKPFALPELEARVRALTRRGTGQACCIEVGSLSYDQADHVVKISGQVVEFSAREIGLLEVFILRVGRLVSKDQLVDHLCGWGEEVSSNAIEVYVHRLRKKLEDSGVRIVTVRGLGYCLETVDAGQAAKA from the coding sequence ATGCGGATTCTGCTTGCGGAAGATGATGCCGTCATTGCCGACGGTTTGTGTCGCGCCCTTCGTCGCGGCGGCTTTGCAGTCGATCACGTGCCTTCCGGTGTCGAGGCGGATACGGCATTGGCATCGCAACCGTATGATCTGGTGATTCTCGACCTGGGCTTGCCGCGCTTGCCGGGGATTGAGGTCCTGAAACGTCTGCGAGCGCGGAAGTCGACCATCCCGGTGTTGATCCTCACGGCCCAGGACGGCGTCGAGGATCGTGTGCGCGGCCTCGATGCCGGCGCCGACGACTACCTCACGAAACCCTTTGCGCTGCCCGAGCTGGAGGCGCGCGTGCGCGCGCTCACCCGCCGCGGCACCGGTCAGGCATGCTGCATCGAGGTCGGCAGCCTGTCCTACGACCAGGCCGACCACGTCGTGAAGATCAGCGGTCAGGTTGTCGAGTTCTCCGCCCGCGAGATCGGGCTGCTGGAAGTGTTCATCCTGCGGGTGGGGCGCCTCGTCAGCAAGGATCAGCTCGTGGACCACCTGTGCGGATGGGGCGAGGAGGTGTCGAGCAACGCGATCGAGGTGTACGTCCATCGCCTGCGCAAGAAGCTCGAGGACAGCGGTGTGCGCATCGTGACGGTGCGCGGGCTGGGTTACTGCCTGGAAACGGTGGATGCTGGCCAGGCGGCGAAAGCCTGA